The nucleotide window ATCGTGCGGAAGATCAGGTTCTCCACGATCAGGCCAATCACGATCACGGTCAACAGTCCGGCAAACACGGCGGGGATATCCAGGAGATTGCGGTTTTCGAAGATGAACCAGCCGAGGCCGCCCTGCCCCGACGACACGCCGAACACGAGCTCGGCGGCGATCAGCGTACGCCAGGCAAACGCCCAACCGATCTTCAGGCCCGTCAGGATCGAGGCGAAGGCGGCAGGGATCAGGATGCGGAATACGTAGGGCAAGCCGCGCAGGCCGTAATTGCGGCCGACCATGCGCAGCGTGTTCGACACGCTCTTGAAGCCGGAGTGGGTATTGAGCGCGACCGGCCACAGCACCGAATGGATCAGCACGAAGACGAGGCTGCCGTTGCCGAGGCCGAACCAGATCAGCGCCAGCGGCAGCAGCGCGATTGCCGGCAGCGGATTGAACATTGCGGTGATGGTTTCGAGAAAATCCGTGCCGATGCGGGTCGAGATCGCAAGAATCGTGAAAATGGCGGC belongs to Bradyrhizobium icense and includes:
- a CDS encoding ABC transporter permease; translated protein: MGEARILLRDAADATAVVPAEVERKLTVLELLWNDGFVRKAVIILFLAAAWEAYGTFLDNPLLFPTFHDTVVTMFDRVRDGTIPLRAWASLKVLFMGYGAGIALAAIFTILAISTRIGTDFLETITAMFNPLPAIALLPLALIWFGLGNGSLVFVLIHSVLWPVALNTHSGFKSVSNTLRMVGRNYGLRGLPYVFRILIPAAFASILTGLKIGWAFAWRTLIAAELVFGVSSGQGGLGWFIFENRNLLDIPAVFAGLLTVIVIGLIVENLIFRTIERNTVQKWGTQS